The Anabaena sp. WA102 genome contains a region encoding:
- a CDS encoding DUF4332 domain-containing protein, protein MTTNRATNRNLLQKSDWPVKDLPGLSAEDQAQLKNCGINTTEELIKRGKTPEERIVLAGKLQVNIHSVNKWVVLAGLARVPSVGTQYCGVLLHSGVISIAQLAQTPTHRLHRQVMRLQVATLHNRDLCPAVELVQQWSHQAQAMGN, encoded by the coding sequence ATGACCACTAACCGTGCAACTAATAGAAATTTACTTCAAAAATCCGATTGGCCCGTTAAAGACTTACCAGGATTGAGTGCAGAAGATCAAGCTCAACTCAAAAATTGTGGCATTAATACCACAGAAGAACTAATCAAAAGAGGAAAAACTCCAGAAGAGAGAATAGTATTAGCAGGTAAATTACAGGTAAATATCCATTCTGTGAATAAATGGGTAGTTTTAGCAGGTTTAGCCCGTGTTCCCAGTGTAGGAACTCAATATTGCGGTGTATTACTTCACTCTGGGGTTATTTCCATAGCTCAACTAGCCCAAACTCCTACTCACAGATTGCATAGACAAGTTATGCGCTTGCAAGTAGCGACATTGCATAACCGGGATTTGTGTCCAGCAGTTGAATTAGTACAACAGTGGAGTCATCAAGCGCAAGCAATGGGTAATTAG
- a CDS encoding TetR/AcrR family transcriptional regulator, which translates to MRIFSSPPSSETQTRGRILQAAQRLFAAKGFEGTTTRDLAQTAGVAEGTLFRHFANKKAILVEVATSGWVDILTDLLTELSEMGSYKAIAQVMRRRMWNLQKNADIMRVCFMEVQFHPDLRDRIQTEVIDKMTDVAEAFFQTAIDKGIYRQMDAKLGAKVFLGLFAIAGFSDHTLIDPNASPQEMQKMAEGLADIFLNGVLAKE; encoded by the coding sequence ATGCGGATTTTTAGTTCTCCTCCATCATCAGAAACGCAGACGCGCGGACGTATTTTGCAAGCAGCACAGCGGTTATTTGCAGCCAAAGGGTTCGAGGGAACTACAACCCGTGATTTAGCACAAACCGCAGGGGTAGCTGAAGGAACTCTCTTTCGTCATTTTGCCAATAAAAAAGCAATTTTGGTGGAAGTGGCCACTAGCGGTTGGGTGGATATTCTCACAGATTTACTGACAGAACTTAGCGAAATGGGTAGCTATAAGGCGATCGCTCAAGTTATGCGGCGACGGATGTGGAATTTACAAAAAAACGCCGATATTATGCGCGTTTGCTTCATGGAAGTGCAATTTCATCCAGATTTGCGCGATCGCATTCAAACAGAAGTTATTGATAAAATGACAGATGTTGCTGAAGCATTTTTTCAAACTGCAATAGATAAAGGCATCTATCGTCAGATGGATGCCAAACTTGGAGCTAAAGTTTTTTTAGGTTTATTTGCGATCGCCGGTTTCTCTGATCATACCCTCATAGACCCCAACGCCTCCCCCCAAGAAATGCAAAAAATGGCGGAGGGGTTAGCGGATATCTTTCTTAACGGTGTCCTAGCAAAGGAATAG
- a CDS encoding M16 family metallopeptidase, with product MHQTILNFFMGNVKKFPFRRLLATILALIVFSGGWIPETALALQKSQSSIQPYLEQVINRLTEFRLDNGLKFIVLERHQAPVVSFLTYADVGGIDEPDGQTGVAHFLEHLAFKGTKRIGTTDYQAEAPLLAKLENLDNQIKTAKTSEKKAEIVGLETEFKSVESQALKLVKQNEMGQIVEQAGGVGLNANTSSEATRYFYSFPSNKLELWMSLESDRFLDPVFREFYKEKEVILEERRLRVENSPIGQMVEKFIDAAFKVHPYRRPVIGYDQDIRNLTPENVKKFFDAYYAPSNLTIAIVGDVNPAEVKKLAQTYFGRYQAKPKPQQKLPVEPQQTATREVTLELATQPWYLEGYHRPAVTHPDNAVYEIIGSLLSDGRTSRLYKSLVEKQSLALNAQGSSGFPGDKYPNLIFFYALTSPGKTVDEVAIALRQEIDKLKTEPVSAVELARLKTQARAGLLRSLDSNSGMAAQLLEYEVKTGSWRNLFQQLEKIAAVTPEDIQRVAQATFIPENRIVGKLLSKQPG from the coding sequence ATGCACCAGACAATTTTAAATTTCTTCATGGGTAACGTTAAAAAATTCCCATTCCGTCGTCTATTAGCCACCATTTTGGCGTTAATAGTATTTAGTGGGGGATGGATACCGGAAACAGCTTTAGCCCTGCAAAAATCCCAAAGTTCCATTCAACCTTACCTAGAACAAGTAATTAATCGTCTCACTGAATTTCGCCTGGATAATGGGCTAAAATTCATCGTTTTAGAAAGACATCAAGCCCCAGTAGTTTCCTTTCTCACCTATGCTGATGTCGGTGGCATTGATGAACCAGATGGACAAACAGGGGTAGCCCACTTTCTCGAACATCTAGCATTTAAAGGCACAAAGCGCATCGGCACTACAGACTATCAAGCCGAAGCACCACTTTTAGCCAAGTTAGAAAATTTAGATAACCAAATCAAAACCGCAAAAACCAGCGAAAAAAAAGCTGAAATAGTCGGGTTAGAAACTGAATTTAAATCAGTAGAATCTCAAGCCCTGAAATTAGTTAAACAAAACGAAATGGGGCAAATAGTTGAACAAGCTGGAGGTGTGGGTTTAAATGCTAATACTTCTTCCGAAGCTACTCGCTATTTTTATAGCTTTCCATCGAATAAATTAGAACTATGGATGTCCTTGGAATCAGATCGGTTTTTAGATCCTGTATTTCGAGAATTCTATAAAGAAAAAGAAGTAATTTTGGAAGAAAGACGCTTACGAGTCGAAAATTCTCCTATCGGTCAGATGGTAGAAAAATTCATAGATGCGGCTTTCAAAGTTCATCCTTATCGCCGACCAGTAATTGGTTATGATCAAGATATTCGCAACTTAACACCAGAGAATGTTAAGAAGTTTTTTGATGCTTATTATGCTCCCAGTAATTTAACAATTGCGATTGTCGGCGATGTCAATCCCGCTGAAGTCAAAAAACTGGCACAAACTTATTTTGGACGTTATCAAGCTAAACCTAAACCCCAACAAAAACTACCCGTAGAACCCCAGCAAACCGCCACCAGGGAAGTTACTTTAGAATTAGCTACTCAACCTTGGTATTTAGAAGGTTATCATCGTCCGGCTGTTACTCATCCTGATAATGCAGTTTATGAAATAATTGGCAGTTTATTGAGTGACGGGAGAACATCAAGACTTTATAAGTCTTTAGTAGAAAAACAAAGTTTAGCTCTAAATGCTCAAGGTTCTAGTGGCTTTCCAGGAGATAAATATCCTAATCTGATCTTCTTTTATGCTCTCACGTCTCCAGGGAAAACAGTAGATGAAGTAGCGATCGCCTTACGCCAAGAAATTGATAAATTGAAAACTGAACCTGTATCTGCGGTGGAATTGGCACGACTAAAAACCCAAGCCAGAGCCGGTTTGTTACGCAGCCTTGATTCTAATTCCGGCATGGCAGCACAGTTGTTAGAATATGAAGTTAAAACCGGTTCTTGGCGCAATTTATTTCAGCAATTAGAGAAAATTGCCGCTGTTACTCCTGAAGATATTCAAAGAGTAGCCCAAGCCACATTTATACCAGAAAATCGCATAGTTGGCAAGTTGTTATCCAAACAACCAGGATAG
- a CDS encoding M16 family metallopeptidase, whose product MLRFDLKSKKFHFSKGQRFVFTLVIIVACLLVNLNFSWAATTAKHYNELQFPPVSAIKLPKYERYVLKNGLVVYLMEDHELPLVSGTALIRTGSRWEQAEKAGLASLVGSTLRSGGTQKHSADELNEILEQRAASVETDMGEAAGSASFEALTEDVDMVFGLFTEVLREPAFAQEKLDVDKTQIRGSIARRNDNPNSIASRELRKLIYGQESPYARTIEYATLDKISRDDLLKFYQQYFHPNKIILGIVGDFNAQKMRSLIQAKLGDWKPNPQIAKTPLPQVTQANLGGVYFVNQPQLTQSSVLLGHLGGKFDNPDYPALDVMNGVLNSFGGRLFNELRSRQGLAYSVYGMWSPRFDYPGTFVAGGQTRTETTVQFIKSLETEIKRLQTANITVQELNKAKDSTLNSFVFNFQDPSQTLSRLMRYEYYGYPADFLFRYQKAITTTTTADVKRVAQKYLKPENLVTLVVGNQSDMKQPLTNLAAKVTTIDITITGTQPAAKN is encoded by the coding sequence ATGTTGAGGTTTGATTTGAAAAGCAAAAAATTCCACTTTTCTAAGGGACAAAGATTTGTTTTTACATTGGTGATCATTGTTGCTTGTTTGCTCGTAAATTTGAATTTTTCTTGGGCAGCAACCACAGCAAAGCATTACAATGAATTACAATTTCCGCCAGTATCAGCAATTAAATTACCCAAGTATGAAAGGTATGTCCTAAAAAATGGTTTAGTAGTTTATTTGATGGAAGATCATGAACTACCCTTGGTAAGTGGTACAGCACTAATCAGAACAGGTAGCCGTTGGGAACAAGCGGAAAAGGCAGGTTTAGCTTCTTTGGTGGGTTCTACATTGCGAAGTGGTGGCACTCAAAAACATTCCGCAGATGAATTAAATGAAATTCTAGAACAACGGGCTGCCTCTGTGGAAACAGATATGGGTGAGGCTGCTGGCAGTGCTAGTTTTGAAGCCCTGACTGAAGACGTAGACATGGTGTTTGGGCTATTTACTGAGGTACTTCGAGAACCGGCTTTTGCACAGGAAAAGTTGGATGTGGATAAAACTCAAATTCGCGGTAGTATTGCTCGACGCAATGATAATCCTAATAGTATTGCCAGTCGAGAGTTGAGAAAATTAATTTATGGGCAAGAAAGTCCTTATGCCCGGACAATTGAATATGCAACTCTCGATAAAATTTCCCGTGATGATTTGCTGAAATTTTATCAACAGTATTTTCACCCCAATAAGATCATTTTAGGGATTGTGGGTGATTTTAATGCTCAAAAAATGCGATCGCTCATACAAGCCAAATTAGGTGACTGGAAACCAAATCCGCAAATTGCCAAAACCCCATTACCACAAGTCACCCAAGCTAACTTAGGTGGTGTATATTTCGTTAATCAACCTCAACTCACCCAAAGTAGCGTCTTACTTGGTCATTTAGGCGGAAAATTCGACAATCCCGATTATCCAGCCTTAGATGTCATGAATGGCGTTTTAAATAGTTTTGGCGGACGTTTATTTAATGAATTGCGATCGCGTCAAGGTTTAGCTTATTCTGTCTATGGTATGTGGAGTCCCCGGTTTGACTATCCAGGAACATTCGTCGCTGGAGGACAAACCCGCACAGAAACCACAGTTCAGTTTATCAAATCCCTGGAAACAGAAATTAAACGGCTACAAACCGCAAATATCACAGTCCAAGAATTAAATAAAGCCAAAGACTCCACCTTAAACTCCTTTGTCTTCAACTTTCAAGATCCTAGCCAAACATTATCCAGATTAATGCGATACGAATATTATGGTTATCCCGCCGATTTCCTATTTCGTTATCAAAAAGCCATCACTACCACCACAACCGCAGACGTGAAACGAGTAGCGCAGAAATACTTAAAACCAGAAAACTTAGTCACCTTAGTAGTCGGAAACCAATCTGATATGAAACAACCCTTAACCAATTTAGCCGCCAAAGTCACAACCATAGATATTACCATTACAGGCACTCAACCAGCAGCTAAGAATTAA
- a CDS encoding ammonium transporter, with the protein MNKRIRPLYRLLALAIGAMVLAIFAPTVVQAADPVTLESLNATTQQLQISIDTTWVLLTGFLVFFMQTGFSMLEAGLLRQRGVVNALLENFIDAAVTILIWWGVGFGIAFGTSAGGLIGTDTFFLSQLPVNGTFTNGGVPGIASGLNAYTLFFFQFAFAATASTITTGAMAGRTDFIGDLIYSAVMAAFSYPVIVHWVWNSSGWLSKIGFHDFAGSTVVHTVGGWTALVGAFLLGPRPGRTPWGQIPPAHNLGLAALGTMILWFGWYGFNPGSTLGTGNPGLIGLITLNTTLGAGAGALAALFYQYSRSRKWDLVYCLNGSLAGLVGITAGCAFIAPWAAVVIGLTGGILVVSGIDIIESCKIDDPAGAFAVHGINGMMGTLAVGFLGQPELTLNKKAGFLLGGGFDLLGVQILGVVAVSVFTIGFAFLMFTGLNAIGKLRVNPEADKVGIDNYEHGATVWPDIYAVEEFVEQENSYSKNPQVSP; encoded by the coding sequence ATGAATAAACGTATTCGTCCTTTATATCGTCTTTTAGCCCTAGCTATAGGTGCAATGGTTTTGGCAATTTTTGCCCCCACAGTTGTCCAAGCTGCAGATCCTGTGACACTGGAATCCTTAAATGCCACAACTCAGCAATTACAAATTTCCATTGATACTACCTGGGTACTACTCACAGGCTTTTTAGTATTTTTCATGCAGACTGGTTTTTCCATGTTGGAGGCGGGTTTGCTGCGCCAACGAGGTGTAGTTAATGCCCTATTAGAAAACTTTATTGATGCGGCTGTCACCATTCTCATCTGGTGGGGTGTGGGCTTTGGCATCGCTTTTGGTACAAGTGCTGGTGGGCTTATTGGTACAGACACTTTTTTCTTAAGTCAATTACCAGTTAACGGTACTTTTACTAATGGTGGTGTACCAGGAATAGCTTCAGGACTCAATGCTTATACTTTGTTCTTCTTTCAGTTTGCTTTTGCGGCTACTGCCAGTACAATTACTACTGGGGCAATGGCTGGGAGAACGGACTTTATCGGTGATTTAATCTACAGCGCTGTCATGGCTGCGTTCAGCTATCCCGTGATTGTGCATTGGGTATGGAACTCCAGCGGCTGGTTATCGAAAATTGGTTTTCATGATTTTGCTGGTAGTACAGTGGTTCATACCGTTGGTGGTTGGACAGCTTTAGTTGGTGCTTTTTTACTTGGTCCACGCCCTGGACGAACTCCTTGGGGGCAGATTCCTCCAGCCCATAACTTAGGTTTGGCAGCTTTGGGAACTATGATTCTCTGGTTTGGCTGGTATGGCTTTAACCCCGGTTCAACCCTCGGTACTGGTAATCCTGGCTTAATTGGTTTAATCACCCTGAATACGACCCTGGGGGCTGGTGCTGGGGCGTTAGCGGCGCTGTTTTATCAATATAGTCGTTCACGTAAATGGGATTTAGTCTATTGTCTGAATGGTTCTTTGGCAGGTTTGGTAGGTATTACCGCTGGTTGTGCTTTTATAGCACCTTGGGCGGCGGTTGTGATTGGCTTAACTGGGGGAATTTTAGTAGTTTCAGGAATTGATATTATTGAATCATGTAAAATTGATGATCCTGCGGGAGCATTTGCTGTTCATGGTATTAATGGCATGATGGGTACACTTGCAGTTGGTTTTTTAGGTCAACCAGAACTGACTTTGAATAAAAAAGCTGGATTTTTATTAGGTGGTGGTTTTGATTTGCTGGGTGTGCAGATTTTGGGCGTAGTCGCAGTATCAGTTTTCACTATTGGTTTTGCCTTTTTAATGTTTACTGGACTCAATGCTATTGGTAAGCTGCGTGTTAATCCTGAAGCTGATAAGGTGGGGATTGATAACTATGAACATGGTGCAACTGTCTGGCCTGATATTTATGCTGTTGAGGAGTTTGTAGAGCAGGAAAACAGTTACTCCAAAAATCCTCAAGTAAGTCCGTAG
- a CDS encoding cyanobactin biosynthesis PatC/TenC/TruC family protein produces MSKQKKTPANSSELEPKPPAEIKRNILSTGLEDYGFWSQEMARQKAQQTEPDKPFRRGRIWC; encoded by the coding sequence ATGAGTAAACAAAAGAAAACCCCCGCAAATTCTAGCGAACTAGAACCTAAACCACCAGCAGAAATTAAACGTAATATTTTGTCAACTGGTTTGGAAGATTATGGTTTTTGGTCACAGGAAATGGCTAGACAAAAAGCCCAACAAACTGAACCTGATAAACCTTTCCGGCGTGGTCGGATTTGGTGTTAG
- a CDS encoding cyanobactin biosynthesis system PatB/AcyB/McaB family protein — protein MRLPKLSPPVKRPDIIYPHRSVDVIHGRVEDLVSIRMDLLHGANYNDPAAFQNRSYQQIKSSCSCVI, from the coding sequence ATGAGATTACCCAAACTTTCCCCTCCGGTAAAAAGACCAGATATTATTTATCCTCATCGTTCTGTTGATGTCATTCATGGTAGAGTCGAGGACTTAGTTAGCATTCGTATGGATTTATTACATGGTGCTAATTATAATGACCCCGCTGCATTTCAAAATCGTAGTTATCAGCAAATTAAATCTTCTTGCAGTTGTGTAATTTAG
- a CDS encoding S8 family peptidase, which translates to MPKSSIETEIQKLWNLTQGDSQICVAILDGLVDQSHNCFNAANLTRLPTLIQGEATANGSMSGHGTHVASIIFGQHNSSELRGIAPQCRGLIVPIFGDNNRKLSQLDLSRAIEQAVNAGAHIINVSAGQLTDNGEAEGWLDRAVQLCKDHNVLIVAAAGNDGCECLHVPASLPTVLAVGAMNDQGKPIDFSNWGEKYQNQGILAPGEHILGAKPGGGTQKLSGTSFATPIVSGVAALLLSLQVQRGEKPDPAKVRAVLLETAIPCTDKDTDDISRCLLGKLNISGALAYFTGGTMSEELDTVETVDSIEAAGCGCAEITNSAEPEPNPEEFIPPEFFPVVPAVTTSAPLTNSSNSQFTTMSNRTSNYITASQAPSDLAEVNLVYALGTLGYDFGSEARRDSFKQLMPGVQIDGTAIPANPYDARQMVDYLGDNLSEAKSLIWTLNLELTPIYAIEPGGAFARDVYGILQELLSGQIQAEDSENYVERVSIPGILSGRSVKLFSGQVVPVIEVPNTRGLYGWKVNTLVQAAIQTVQAQATEAQEESIRRTLGSFLSRIYYDLRNLGTTSQDRALNFASTNAFQAASTFAEAVATGMELDSITVEKSPFCRLDSDCWDVKLKFFDPENSRRAKKLFRFTIDVSDIIPVTLGEVRSWSTPY; encoded by the coding sequence ATGCCAAAATCCTCAATTGAAACGGAAATCCAGAAATTATGGAACTTGACACAGGGTGATTCACAAATATGTGTAGCTATACTCGACGGATTGGTTGATCAATCTCATAATTGCTTTAATGCAGCAAATTTAACAAGATTACCAACACTTATTCAGGGAGAAGCGACAGCTAATGGATCTATGTCTGGACATGGAACTCATGTAGCAAGCATCATATTTGGTCAACATAATTCCTCAGAATTACGGGGAATTGCTCCCCAATGTCGAGGGTTAATCGTCCCTATTTTTGGTGACAATAATAGAAAACTTTCTCAACTAGACCTATCTCGTGCCATAGAACAAGCCGTCAATGCTGGAGCGCATATTATCAATGTCAGTGCTGGACAACTCACTGATAATGGTGAAGCAGAAGGCTGGTTAGATAGGGCTGTGCAACTATGTAAAGATCACAATGTTTTAATTGTGGCTGCTGCTGGTAACGATGGTTGCGAATGTTTGCACGTTCCCGCCTCTTTACCCACCGTATTAGCAGTAGGGGCAATGAATGACCAAGGTAAACCCATAGACTTTAGTAACTGGGGGGAAAAATATCAAAACCAAGGCATTCTTGCACCGGGAGAACACATTTTAGGGGCAAAACCGGGGGGAGGGACACAAAAACTCAGTGGTACTAGCTTTGCTACTCCTATTGTTTCCGGTGTCGCTGCTTTACTCCTAAGTCTGCAAGTTCAACGTGGTGAAAAACCCGACCCCGCTAAGGTGAGAGCGGTTTTATTAGAAACTGCTATACCTTGCACAGATAAGGATACAGACGATATTAGTCGCTGTTTATTAGGTAAATTAAATATTTCTGGTGCATTGGCATATTTTACAGGAGGAACAATGTCCGAAGAATTAGATACAGTAGAAACCGTTGACAGTATTGAAGCTGCTGGTTGCGGTTGTGCAGAGATTACAAATAGTGCTGAACCAGAACCCAACCCGGAAGAATTTATACCCCCTGAATTTTTCCCAGTAGTTCCTGCTGTGACAACTTCCGCACCTTTAACAAATTCATCCAATTCTCAATTTACTACCATGTCAAATCGTACATCTAATTACATTACTGCTAGTCAAGCACCCAGCGATCTCGCCGAAGTTAACTTAGTGTATGCTTTAGGTACACTGGGTTACGATTTTGGTTCAGAAGCCAGAAGAGACTCTTTTAAACAATTAATGCCGGGAGTACAAATAGACGGAACAGCGATTCCCGCTAACCCTTATGATGCGCGGCAGATGGTAGATTATTTAGGAGATAATCTTTCTGAGGCTAAGTCCTTAATTTGGACATTGAATTTGGAATTAACTCCTATCTATGCAATTGAACCAGGTGGGGCTTTTGCCAGAGATGTTTATGGGATTTTACAAGAATTATTATCGGGACAAATTCAAGCAGAAGACAGCGAGAATTATGTAGAGAGAGTCAGTATTCCCGGTATTTTATCAGGACGCAGTGTGAAACTATTTTCTGGTCAAGTTGTGCCAGTAATTGAAGTTCCCAACACTCGCGGACTGTATGGTTGGAAGGTGAATACTTTAGTTCAGGCTGCTATTCAGACGGTACAAGCACAAGCTACAGAAGCACAAGAAGAGTCTATTCGTCGGACTTTGGGTAGTTTCCTCAGCCGCATTTATTATGACTTACGCAACTTAGGCACAACTTCCCAAGATAGGGCGTTGAATTTTGCCTCTACGAATGCTTTTCAAGCGGCTTCTACCTTTGCGGAAGCTGTGGCTACAGGTATGGAGTTGGATAGTATTACTGTAGAGAAAAGTCCTTTCTGTCGTTTAGATAGCGATTGTTGGGATGTAAAATTGAAGTTCTTTGATCCTGAAAATAGTCGTCGGGCGAAGAAGCTATTCCGGTTTACAATTGATGTGAGTGATATTATTCCTGTTACTTTGGGCGAAGTCCGTTCTTGGTCTACTCCTTATTAA
- a CDS encoding anacyclamide/piricyclamide family prenylated cyclic peptide produces the protein MTKKNIRPQQVAPVEREATSTAKDQSGQVTSTSMDPRFNQGGIPFAGDDAE, from the coding sequence ATGACTAAGAAGAACATCCGCCCCCAACAAGTTGCTCCCGTTGAACGCGAAGCTACCTCCACCGCCAAGGATCAAAGCGGTCAGGTTACCTCTACCTCCATGGACCCACGGTTCAACCAGGGCGGTATCCCTTTTGCGGGCGACGACGCGGAGTAA
- a CDS encoding type II toxin-antitoxin system HicB family antitoxin, whose protein sequence is MKYSILIQWSQEDQAYIAFLPEWGKYAKTQGESYEEALENAKEVLEDLLYGYNQIGKPIPQPQILEKIA, encoded by the coding sequence ATGAAATATAGTATTCTAATTCAATGGTCCCAAGAAGATCAAGCGTATATTGCTTTTTTACCTGAGTGGGGAAAATATGCTAAAACCCAGGGAGAAAGCTATGAAGAAGCTCTAGAAAATGCTAAGGAAGTGTTAGAAGATTTGCTGTATGGCTATAATCAAATCGGTAAGCCTATACCCCAACCCCAAATATTAGAAAAAATAGCTTAA
- a CDS encoding XisI protein, with translation MEKLEQYRNYVKQVITEYAQLGSAKDEIEQQLIFDTFGDHYQLMYVGWKNRRRQHGCVLHLDIKDQKIWIQHDGTEIGIADELVKLGVPKSDIVLAFHEPLVRQYTDFAVG, from the coding sequence ATGGAAAAACTAGAACAATATCGAAATTATGTCAAACAAGTGATCACAGAATATGCTCAATTAGGTTCAGCTAAAGATGAAATTGAACAACAATTAATTTTTGATACTTTTGGTGATCATTATCAATTGATGTATGTGGGTTGGAAAAACAGAAGACGGCAGCATGGTTGTGTTTTGCATTTGGATATTAAAGATCAGAAAATTTGGATACAACATGATGGAACTGAAATTGGTATAGCAGATGAGTTAGTTAAATTAGGAGTGCCAAAATCAGATATTGTTTTAGCATTTCATGAACCTTTAGTGCGACAATATACAGATTTTGCTGTTGGTTGA
- a CDS encoding XisH family protein — translation MPAKDVFHDAVRIGLEKEGWVITDDPLRIEVGDVEMYIDLGAEQVLAAEREGEKIAVEIKSFIGTSNISQFHQAIGQFFNYHLALEEQQPERVLYLAVPSGIYYSFFQLQFIKTVVQRSQLKIMIYDPIQEVIVAWKN, via the coding sequence ATGCCAGCTAAAGATGTTTTTCATGATGCTGTTAGGATAGGGTTAGAAAAAGAAGGTTGGGTAATTACAGATGATCCTTTAAGGATAGAAGTCGGTGATGTGGAAATGTATATTGATCTCGGTGCGGAACAAGTTTTAGCTGCTGAAAGAGAAGGAGAAAAAATAGCGGTGGAAATTAAGAGTTTTATTGGTACATCTAATATTTCTCAATTTCATCAAGCCATTGGACAATTTTTTAATTATCATTTGGCATTAGAAGAACAACAACCAGAACGAGTTTTATATTTAGCTGTTCCTTCAGGAATTTATTACTCTTTCTTTCAATTGCAGTTTATTAAAACAGTTGTTCAGCGTTCCCAACTTAAAATCATGATTTATGATCCGATTCAGGAGGTAATTGTAGCATGGAAAAACTAG